CGCCCATCATCGGCGCGCACCCCACCATCCTGGTGTTGGGAATATGCCCAGTGCACTGTCCCTTGAGCACCGGCAGTACTACGGCAATCCGCGCAACGCCTTCTGGCGGATCTGCGCCGACATCTACGGTTTCGAGCCGGACGCGCCCTACCCGCACCGCGCGGCGGCGCTGGCCGGGCACGGCGTCGCGGTGTGGGATGTGCTGAAGTCGTGCCGGCGGATCGGCAGCCTCGACTCGGCCATCGAGCCGGCCAGCATGGTGGCCAACGATATCGGCGCGCTGCTGACCGACCACCCCGGCATCGGCCTGCTGGTGTTCAACGGCAAGGCCGCCGAACGCAACCATCGCAGGTTGGTCGTCGGTGCGCCGGACCTGCCGACCGTGCAACTACCGTCAACCAGCCCGGCGCACACGATGGCCTATGCCGAGAAGTTGCGGCATTGGCGGGACGCGCTCGGCTGACCGCGGGACGGACAGACCGGCCGGGGCGGGCGGATACGGTGTCTGCATGTCCTGCGTGTTCTGCGCCATCGTCGCCGGTGAGGCGCCCGCCGTCCGCATCCACGAGGATGACGACCTGCTGGCGATCCTCGACATCCGCCCCTTCACCCGCGGCCACACCCTGGTGATCCCCAAGACCCACAGCGTCGATCTGACCGACACCGCGCCCGACACCGTCGCGGCGATGGCGGCACTGGGCCAGCGCATCGCCCGCGCCGCCAGGCGCTCCGGGCTGCACGCCGACGGCAACAACATCGCCATCAACGACGGCAAAGCGGCGTTCCAGACGGTGTTCCACATTCACCTGCATGTCGTGCCGCGCCGCGCCGGCGACAAACTGAGTTTCGCCAAGGGCATGCTGGTGCGCCGCGACCCCGACCGCGAGGAGTCCGGGCGATTGTTGCGCACCGCACTGGCGGAACTCGACGCGGCCGAGCAGGATTGACCCATGAGCATGCCGCCATGGGAGCGATACATCGGGCTTCCGCTGCTGTTGTTGCACGACAAGCTGTACAAGGCCACCGACGGCCGGATCGGCCATACGATCCCCTTCGGCCCGAAGGCCCTGATCCTGCACACCGTCGGCGCCAAGACGGGACTGGCCCGGGCCAACGCGTTGACCTACGCCCGCGACGGCGAGGACTACCTGGTGGTGGCCTCCAAGGGCGGCGAGCCCAAGGCGCCCGGCTGGTATCACAATCTGAAGGCCAACCCGCAGGTCGAGATCAACGTCGGTCCGCGGCGCATTCCGGTGACGGCCAGGGCCGTGTTTCCCGGCGATCCCGATTTCGACCGGTTGTGGCGGATCGTCAACGACATGCGCGGCAACAAGGACCGCTATATCGGCTATCAGAAGCGCACATCGCGGCCCATCCCGGTGATCGTGCTGAGCCCCTAGAGCAGTTCCTTGGCCAGTAGCTCCAGGGTGCGCTCGCGGGCCGGCGCGGTGCCTGCCGCGGTGCCGGCGAACGCCGATGCGACGGGGTTCACCATCACCTCGTCGACGTCGAATTCCGCTGCCAGCGCCCGCATCTGATCGGCCGCGCCGGCGGCGTCCCCGACGACGGTTCGCGCCACCGACGAGTCGATGATCAACTGCTCCTGCGCCGATACCGAAGTGGCCTCGGCGTCCTCGACCAGGTCCAGCGGCCCGAGCGGACGGCCGGTCCGCAATCGGCCCATCATCTGCAGGTTCGGCAGCAGCAACCGGTGCGCCTCCTCGGCGGTGTCGGCCACCGACGCGTTGACGGTCAGGAAGGTCCGCGGCGCGGAAAGCTCCGGGCTGGGCCGGAATTCGGCACGATAGGTGGCCAGCGCCTCGGCGGTCCCCTGACCGGAGAAGTGGTTGGCGAACACATAGGGCAGCCCCTTGGCGGCGGCCAGGTGCGCCGAATACATCGACGAACCCAACAGCCACAACGTGCACTCCCCGACCGCGGCCGGCGTCGCCTTCAGGGTGTAGTCCTGCTGGGCCAGCATCCCCCGCGACAGTCCCACCCGCGCACCACCGGTACTCATCAGCGCCGCAACATGGTCGAGGTACTCGGGAAACCGCTCGATGTCCTCGTCGTTGGCGGCACGGGCCCCGCGCAGCGCCATCGACGTCACCGGATCGGATCCCGGGGCTCGGCCGATGCCCAGGTCGACACGGCCGGGGGCCATCGCCTCCAGCAGGGCGAACTGTTCGGCGACCGCCAGCGGCGCATGGTTGGGCAACATCACCCCACCCGACCCCAGCCGGATCCGCTCGGTCTGGTTGGCCAGATAGGCCAGCAGCACCGGCGGGCTGGTCGCCGCCACGGCGGGCATGTTGTGGTGTTCGGCCACCCAGTAACGGGTGAAGCCCAACCGGTCGGCGGTCTGGGCGACCTGCACGGTCGCCGCCACCGCGTCGGCGGTGCTCTGATCGGTACGGACAGGAACGAGGTCCAGGACAGATAGACGCATTAACGGTTCAACGTCGCCGCGGCCCCGTTTCTTTCCCCGCGATCCGGGCCGCTGTGGTGAAGACATCATCGAGCATCGCCGGGGTGAGCCGGCCGGTGAACATGTTCTGTTGGCTGGGGTGATAACAGCCCAGCAGCACCGCGCCGGAGGTCAATCGCACCTGCGCACCGTGGCCGAACACCGGCTTGGGCCCCGCGGCCAGCTCGTCGGCCACCAGTCCGGCCGCCACCTGCCAGGCGAATCCGCCGAGGGCCACCACCACCCGCACCGATGGTCTGACCCGCTGCCACTCCGCGGTGAGCCACGGCGCACAGGTGGTCCGCTCCTCCGGGGTCGGCTTGTTGGCCGGTGGCGCGCACCGCACCGGCGCGACGATCCGCACCGCCTCGGTGCTCAGCCCGTCGGCGGCGTCGACGCTGACCCCGGCGCTGACCAGTCCGGCCCGGAACAGCGCCGCGAAAAGCTGATCACCGGAGCGGTCCCCGGTGAAGACCCGGCCGGTGCGATTGGCGCCGTGCGCGGCCGGTGCCAATCCGACGATCAGCACCCGCGGCCGGCGCGTACCCCAGCCGGGGATGGGCCTGCCCCAGTACGGCTGGTCGGCGAACGCGCGGCGCTTCTGCACGGCGACGTCCTCACGCCAGGTCACCAGCCGTGGACATGCCCGACAGACACTCACCTCGGCGTCCAGGACGGGCAGCGAGCGGGCACCGGCGGCCAGCACCTCGACATCGGCGGCGGCACGCGCCACCGGAGTGGTCCGCTTGGCGGGATCACCCGGCCAGCCAGAGCCCGGAGGCACCGGCGAACAGAACGGTTGCCCGGTGCGCG
The sequence above is drawn from the Mycolicibacterium neoaurum VKM Ac-1815D genome and encodes:
- a CDS encoding DNA-deoxyinosine glycosylase — protein: MPSALSLEHRQYYGNPRNAFWRICADIYGFEPDAPYPHRAAALAGHGVAVWDVLKSCRRIGSLDSAIEPASMVANDIGALLTDHPGIGLLVFNGKAAERNHRRLVVGAPDLPTVQLPSTSPAHTMAYAEKLRHWRDALG
- a CDS encoding HIT family protein is translated as MSCVFCAIVAGEAPAVRIHEDDDLLAILDIRPFTRGHTLVIPKTHSVDLTDTAPDTVAAMAALGQRIARAARRSGLHADGNNIAINDGKAAFQTVFHIHLHVVPRRAGDKLSFAKGMLVRRDPDREESGRLLRTALAELDAAEQD
- a CDS encoding nitroreductase family deazaflavin-dependent oxidoreductase yields the protein MPPWERYIGLPLLLLHDKLYKATDGRIGHTIPFGPKALILHTVGAKTGLARANALTYARDGEDYLVVASKGGEPKAPGWYHNLKANPQVEINVGPRRIPVTARAVFPGDPDFDRLWRIVNDMRGNKDRYIGYQKRTSRPIPVIVLSP
- a CDS encoding LLM class flavin-dependent oxidoreductase, with protein sequence MRLSVLDLVPVRTDQSTADAVAATVQVAQTADRLGFTRYWVAEHHNMPAVAATSPPVLLAYLANQTERIRLGSGGVMLPNHAPLAVAEQFALLEAMAPGRVDLGIGRAPGSDPVTSMALRGARAANDEDIERFPEYLDHVAALMSTGGARVGLSRGMLAQQDYTLKATPAAVGECTLWLLGSSMYSAHLAAAKGLPYVFANHFSGQGTAEALATYRAEFRPSPELSAPRTFLTVNASVADTAEEAHRLLLPNLQMMGRLRTGRPLGPLDLVEDAEATSVSAQEQLIIDSSVARTVVGDAAGAADQMRALAAEFDVDEVMVNPVASAFAGTAAGTAPARERTLELLAKELL
- a CDS encoding uracil-DNA glycosylase is translated as MPHPRTGQPFCSPVPPGSGWPGDPAKRTTPVARAAADVEVLAAGARSLPVLDAEVSVCRACPRLVTWREDVAVQKRRAFADQPYWGRPIPGWGTRRPRVLIVGLAPAAHGANRTGRVFTGDRSGDQLFAALFRAGLVSAGVSVDAADGLSTEAVRIVAPVRCAPPANKPTPEERTTCAPWLTAEWQRVRPSVRVVVALGGFAWQVAAGLVADELAAGPKPVFGHGAQVRLTSGAVLLGCYHPSQQNMFTGRLTPAMLDDVFTTAARIAGKETGPRRR